The genomic interval AGACCCTCACAATATCACATCCAATCTGTACCCTCAAATCTTCATTATCCGGACAGCAACAAATCTGTGTGTTTTCAAATCACCCTATGACACCAATATTTCGTGTCAAATGGTATCCTATGCCAGAATACATAAACCCATTAAAAGCACCTCCACCAGGGATACCCCTACCCAAAGTCATCTGTTGAGACAAAAGATTCCAGAACCCGCGCCATTAATATGATAGTGAGAAGTTCCACTCACAGGTTCATCCCCACTTATCATTGAGAAAAATCCCCTGGATCAACTCCTAGCACTTTAAACCACTATTTGTCCTATCAAATCCTTACCTTAACAACCTACAAATCAAACAACGAATCACCTCCAACTTTTCCATTGTTGCGACATTTGACCGCTAAAAAAGCACAGAAGTCACCTTTGCCGATACCAGTAAATCAATCTGAATCTAGAAATCATACAAATCCTTTTTCTGACTTTGGTTTTAATACACGACTGTTCTTTTCAAGACAGGTCTCACCTTGTCAGAGAAATGACTCCACAAACAAAagataattcaaataaaattttcatttcaaatattttatacacCTAGCAGCCCCTGGTGTATTATAATACACTGTAAAACCTCCTCCAATGCAAATGGttgtttaatttagtttaTACGTGGTGATTGATTAAGTCAcgtcataataattattacatcacttttaaatattacatTATTATTACATCATCTTATTCAATATCacattaacaaaaatatatcataCTCATAGCATCAAATACTATATAGATAtcaacataattaaaaaaacttaatacTGATAATAATTGGtttcatatatattatcaattttaCAAAGTataataacttaatttttacaatttattATACATGAATTATATCCACATTAAAATGTACAAAAAAGTAATTgtataatttgactttttAAGTGATTGTGAAGGAGAGTTGTTGCAAGAAGCTGAAGGCtatgtgtccatcttttgaaataaaacatttattgATCCAATAGTAAAACCCTGGCAGCCCAACAACTATATAGTGACAACTGAGGAACACCCCAAAACAGATTACACAACAAGGTTAACTGTTCATTTGCCCTCAACTACTTCAACCTTATTGTTTACTCTTAAACCACTTTAAATTTCAACTCTAGAGCGCTACTTCCTACGACTCCAAACCAACCATGGCCACAATGCTTACAACGCAAAGCTCCATCTTCTTCCTTATTCTATTTACCATCATCTCTTTCTCAGCCCTTGCTATCGCTCAACAATCTGATGAGGTTTTCTCAAGGTATATATCCCCATCATCACTAGGGCTCAAGCAAGAGAAACTATCCCACCTTCACTTCTACTTCCACGACATAGTCTCCGGCAAAAATTCTACTGCTGTCCGCGTTGCCGAAGCACCCTCAACCAACAGTTCCTCATCGTTCTTCGGAGCCGTGGTGATGATGGACGACCCTTTGACGATCAAGCCCGATGTCAACTCCAAAATGGTGGGAAGAGCTCAAGGAATCTATGCATTTGCATCGCAAACTGACTTTAGCTTGTTAATGGTGCTCAACTTCGTTTTCACCCAAGGGAAATATAATGGTAGCACTCTTAGTGTTTTGGGGCGCAACAAGGTTGTTTCCACCGTGAGGGAGATGCCGATCGTTGGCGGGAGTGGGGTTTTTCGGTTTGCTCGTGGGTATGCTCAGGCGAGGACTTACTCAAATTCTCAAACCGATTCCATTGTGGAGTATAATGTTTATGTGTTCCATTATTGATGAATTTTCTGTTTAATTGCGTTATGTTTATGGgttttatttgctttattttgtttgataGTTGGGTATGTTCAAAGAATTTAGACCAAGTTTTCAAGCTTGGCTAGAACAACTCTGAACTTTGAAATTGTTAAATGCAAATGAAGACGAcattcataataataataataataatagctATAAATGTCTAATTATACTTGCAAAATGCAAATGGTTAGTTTACATTTATTACTGTCACGTTCTTCTTAAATTTCTAGCAATGCGTTAAATCTCACAATTGataaaatgatatatagtTTGTGCACCTATATGTAAGATATGACATTTGTCACATCCGTTGATGTAACCGCATTCAATTAAATATTACATGCTAAATTTATGATAAGCCTTTCAACAAAATTGACAAATTGtcattaaaatataatcatGATAAATGATTAgcttaattaatcaatcaggattttgttttatatCCGGGGACGATAGGTCTTTGGTAAGGAGTTTCGTGATTCGATAGATAAGTAGATATAATAAACATGAGTATAACTTTTGTCATTACGTAGGATTACCTGCTTTTCCTAGGCTATGTTTTGTaaattgtttttcctttttttattttttttggcttgacttgcttgtgaCTCATGTGTGAACAATTGCTTGTAGCTTTCTTAATTATAACTAAAGCTTTTATTTCTCGGTCATTGAGATCTCAATGTATCATTTCGCAATAATACGTTCTATATATTAAATATGTGTAtagattttatgatttaatttatatattgatATCAAATGAATATGAACttaattagataaaaatttaagacTATAAAGCCAAGTTGCAGTACTTTTCATATTgtaataatgaagaaaatgtgTAGGAACATCTCATCAACTGAAATatgatttgtttctttttttttatttgttaaataggaattaaaatttaattctttgaATAATGATACAcacacaaatatatatatatatatatatatatatatatatatatatatatatacatatacatcattttccatcAATAATGAAAAACGtgtcttttccttttaaattcTCTCCTTTTaagttaagataaaaaaaaaaagtggccTAAGGAATTGAGTCTACCCTCTTAAGCAAAATTGTCACTCAAACACTAATAGAAGCTATATTTGAAAAACTAAtgcaaaaaacataaa from Theobroma cacao cultivar B97-61/B2 chromosome 5, Criollo_cocoa_genome_V2, whole genome shotgun sequence carries:
- the LOC18599157 gene encoding dirigent protein 2, which produces MATMLTTQSSIFFLILFTIISFSALAIAQQSDEVFSRYISPSSLGLKQEKLSHLHFYFHDIVSGKNSTAVRVAEAPSTNSSSSFFGAVVMMDDPLTIKPDVNSKMVGRAQGIYAFASQTDFSLLMVLNFVFTQGKYNGSTLSVLGRNKVVSTVREMPIVGGSGVFRFARGYAQARTYSNSQTDSIVEYNVYVFHY